In Verrucomicrobiota bacterium, one genomic interval encodes:
- a CDS encoding glycosyltransferase family 2 protein yields MTNPLFTKRDSVPVSVLVPIKNEAHNLPRCLASVAWADEIFVVDSQSTDGSAALAESLGARVVQFNYTGQWPKKKNWALESLPFRHDWVFIIDADEVLPPEAEAEFRRALSLPQSNVAGYWINRRFMFMGKWLRHAYYPNWNLRLFKHRLGRYEQLIAGDTDSGDNEVHEHIVLSGPTARLQCEMEHFAFPSVSVFVEKHNRYSNWEAHFALAKPGESAACLSDPVVARRRRLKMLAQKMPCRPWLRFLYVYFWQRGFLDGREGYYFARLHAMYELLSVAKAYELKKSRDHKTPPQYPAP; encoded by the coding sequence ATGACGAATCCTCTTTTCACCAAGCGTGATTCGGTGCCGGTGTCGGTGTTGGTTCCAATCAAAAATGAGGCGCATAATTTGCCGCGCTGTCTCGCTTCCGTGGCCTGGGCGGATGAAATTTTCGTGGTGGATTCCCAAAGTACGGATGGATCTGCTGCATTGGCTGAATCGTTAGGGGCGCGAGTTGTTCAATTCAATTACACCGGCCAGTGGCCGAAGAAGAAAAATTGGGCGCTGGAAAGCCTACCATTTCGCCATGACTGGGTATTCATTATTGATGCCGACGAAGTGCTGCCACCGGAAGCCGAGGCTGAATTTCGGCGGGCATTATCGTTACCACAATCAAATGTGGCTGGCTACTGGATTAACCGGCGCTTTATGTTCATGGGAAAGTGGTTGCGACATGCCTATTATCCCAATTGGAACTTGCGCTTGTTCAAACATCGCCTCGGGCGCTATGAACAATTAATCGCTGGCGACACTGACAGCGGGGATAATGAAGTGCATGAACACATTGTTTTGTCAGGCCCGACCGCTCGCCTTCAGTGTGAAATGGAGCATTTCGCTTTTCCCTCGGTTTCCGTGTTTGTGGAAAAGCATAATCGCTATTCCAACTGGGAGGCGCATTTCGCGTTGGCGAAACCTGGCGAGTCTGCCGCCTGCCTATCGGATCCGGTGGTGGCGCGTCGCCGTCGCCTCAAAATGCTGGCGCAAAAAATGCCTTGCCGGCCATGGCTCCGTTTTCTCTATGTCTATTTCTGGCAACGCGGTTTTCTGGACGGGCGCGAGGGGTATTACTTTGCCCGGCTACATGCCATGTATGAACTTTTAAGCGTGGCCAAGGCCTATGAGCTTAAAAAATCTCGTGACCACAAGACGCCGCCCCAATACCCCGCGCCATGA
- a CDS encoding WcaI family glycosyltransferase, whose amino-acid sequence MKIIVWGINYAPEVVGIAPCNAAVCEFLERRGHEVRMITTFCYYPAWCKLPADEDLLYRTDILNGVPIHRCWHYVPRKVTSLRRVFHEASFVVTAFLRLMALPRPDVLVVVSPPLLLGVFAWFASVIKRCPYVFHVQDLQPDAAVGLKMVQSGLLLRGLYALETIAYRRAARVSGISQGMLQAFRRKHVAEHKILYFPNSISLTYDLDYPQEPGAFRRQHALSKDDFLVVYSGNLGVKQGLTLLLDCAAHLRDETIKLVLCGDGAMREALARQIKDRNLSQILLLPLQPEAKYVAMLRDANLCVITQQPGTGYAFFPSKLLPTLALGKPVLAVADGKSELFRVTQSGRFGITLATLDAATIAQTIMQLAKSPESLAGMAQAGCDYVRQFDRKTVLTAFEQELRSLCRFPETLKKNV is encoded by the coding sequence ATGAAGATAATTGTTTGGGGCATTAATTACGCGCCGGAGGTGGTGGGCATCGCTCCCTGTAACGCTGCCGTGTGTGAATTTCTTGAACGGCGCGGCCATGAGGTGCGAATGATCACCACGTTTTGCTATTACCCAGCCTGGTGCAAATTGCCCGCAGATGAAGATCTGCTCTATCGCACGGATATTCTGAACGGTGTACCCATTCATCGGTGCTGGCACTATGTGCCCCGGAAAGTGACCAGTCTGCGGCGTGTATTTCATGAGGCCTCGTTCGTGGTGACCGCCTTTTTACGCCTGATGGCTTTGCCAAGACCTGACGTGCTCGTAGTGGTTTCCCCTCCCTTATTGTTGGGGGTGTTTGCGTGGTTCGCGAGCGTGATTAAACGCTGCCCGTATGTCTTCCACGTTCAGGATTTGCAACCGGATGCTGCGGTGGGGCTTAAAATGGTCCAGTCTGGCCTGTTATTGCGCGGTCTGTATGCTCTGGAAACCATTGCGTATCGTCGGGCAGCGCGAGTATCCGGCATCAGTCAGGGGATGTTACAGGCGTTTCGCCGCAAGCACGTCGCAGAGCATAAAATCCTGTATTTTCCCAATAGCATCTCTTTGACATACGACTTGGATTATCCGCAAGAACCAGGCGCGTTTCGCCGACAGCACGCGTTGTCAAAGGATGACTTTCTGGTCGTATATTCCGGCAACCTCGGCGTTAAACAGGGGTTGACGCTGCTGCTTGATTGCGCCGCGCATTTGCGCGACGAGACCATTAAATTGGTGCTTTGCGGCGATGGGGCCATGCGTGAGGCGTTGGCCAGGCAGATCAAGGATCGCAATTTATCACAAATCCTGCTGCTTCCATTGCAACCTGAAGCCAAGTATGTCGCTATGTTGCGGGACGCCAATCTGTGTGTAATTACCCAACAACCCGGAACCGGGTATGCGTTTTTCCCCAGTAAACTCCTTCCGACACTGGCGCTGGGCAAGCCAGTGCTGGCGGTTGCGGATGGTAAAAGTGAGCTTTTTCGTGTCACCCAGTCTGGCCGCTTTGGCATTACCCTGGCAACGCTTGATGCTGCTACGATTGCCCAAACCATAATGCAACTCGCAAAATCTCCCGAATCCTTGGCGGGGATGGCCCAAGCTGGCTGCGACTATGTCCGGCAATTTGACCGGAAAACTGTGCTCACCGCCTTTGAGCAGGAGTTGAGGTCCCTTTGTCGTTTTCCTGAAACCTTAAAGAAGAATGTGTAA
- a CDS encoding PIG-L family deacetylase, which yields MKKENVLVVEAHSDDSVISVAGFLEKFRAKYNYHFLLLAASDVKMHHAGTVTRAQRIAEYETYVKYFEGRWHSDSQVPLDADGELDQVPFRTLVQIIEFTINRVRPSLLICQGPSFHQDHRAVHEATMAATRPTSRFFPKGMYLMENPTYVHSLGPQTDFKPDTYVQLTERELKLKLNCFRTCFPSQIRKGDNYLSEEGIRSWARYRGIEARCQYAEALQTYIRAI from the coding sequence ATGAAAAAAGAAAACGTACTGGTTGTAGAAGCGCACAGTGATGATTCAGTAATCAGCGTGGCTGGTTTTTTGGAGAAATTTCGCGCGAAGTACAATTATCACTTTCTGCTCTTGGCCGCATCCGATGTCAAGATGCACCATGCCGGGACGGTCACGCGCGCGCAACGAATTGCAGAATACGAGACGTATGTGAAATATTTTGAGGGACGCTGGCATTCGGATTCGCAGGTTCCGTTGGATGCGGACGGCGAGTTGGACCAGGTGCCTTTCAGGACGTTGGTGCAAATTATTGAATTCACCATTAACCGGGTGCGCCCATCATTACTGATCTGTCAGGGGCCTTCTTTTCACCAGGATCACCGCGCTGTCCATGAGGCCACCATGGCGGCCACCCGCCCAACCTCCCGTTTTTTCCCCAAAGGAATGTATCTCATGGAGAATCCTACCTATGTCCATTCCCTTGGCCCGCAGACGGATTTTAAGCCGGATACCTATGTGCAGCTTACCGAGCGGGAATTGAAACTGAAGTTAAATTGCTTCCGGACCTGTTTTCCCAGTCAGATTCGAAAAGGTGACAACTACCTTTCGGAAGAAGGTATTCGGAGTTGGGCCCGCTATCGCGGCATTGAGGCGCGCTGTCAGTATGCCGAGGCGTTGCAAACCTATATTCGTGCCATCTAG